A region of Arabidopsis thaliana chromosome 5, partial sequence DNA encodes the following proteins:
- a CDS encoding Haloacid dehalogenase-like hydrolase (HAD) superfamily protein has translation MEFVNSSPPRYECLLFDLDDTLYPLSSGLSDACSNNIIEYMVEKLGIDEDGVVELNQILYKKYGTSMAGLKAVGYEFDNDEYHRYVHGRLPYENLKPDPVLRSLLLGLPLRKLVFSNGDEVHVMKALTRLGIEDCFERIISFETLNPDINEAELSCVTGHLPENPVICKPTEIAFEKAFDIAQLNPHKTLFFDDSTRNIQTGKAVGLHTVLVRNN, from the exons ATGGAATTTGTGAACAGCTCTCCACCAAGATATGAATGTCTCCTCTTTG ATTTGGATGATACTCTTTATCCTTTAAGCTCTGGCTTATCAGATGCATGCTCCAACAACATTATAG AATATATGGTTGAAAAGCTTGGAATAGATGAAGATGGAGTCGTTGAACTAAACCAAATTCTTTATAAGAAATATGGAACTTCAATGGCCGGTCTTAAG GCGGTAGGTTATGAATTCGATAATGACGAGTACCACCGGTATGTTCATGGTAGATTACCTTATGAAAACCTTAAACCGGACCCGGTTCTAAGGAGTCTCCTCCTTGGTCTACCTTTGCGAAAATTG GTATTCTCGAATGGAGATGAGGTTCATGTGATGAAGGCTCTCACAAGACTTGGCATCGAAGATTGTTTTGAGAGAATCATAAGTTTCGAGACCTTAAACCCTGATATCAACGAAGCTGAGCTTTCTTGCGTCACAGGTCATCTTCCCGAGAATCCGGTTATTTGTAAACCAACTGAGATTGCTTTCGAGAAAGCCTTCGACATTGCACAGCTCAATCCTCACAAAACC TTGTTCTTTGACGACAGTACCCGGAACATCCAAACCGGGAAAGCCGTTGGTCTCC
- a CDS encoding protein C-terminal S-isoprenylcysteine carboxyl O-methyltransferase (protein C-terminal S-isoprenylcysteine carboxyl O-methyltransferases; FUNCTIONS IN: protein C-terminal S-isoprenylcysteine carboxyl O-methyltransferase activity; INVOLVED IN: C-terminal protein amino acid methylation; LOCATED IN: integral to membrane; EXPRESSED IN: 22 plant structures; EXPRESSED DURING: 13 growth stages; CONTAINS InterPro DOMAIN/s: Isoprenylcysteine carboxyl methyltransferase (InterPro:IPR007269); Has 1807 Blast hits to 1807 proteins in 277 species: Archae - 0; Bacteria - 0; Metazoa - 736; Fungi - 347; Plants - 385; Viruses - 0; Other Eukaryotes - 339 (source: NCBI BLink).), with product MEAVLLCSKLVPRAASLEGNQKFSFRHLNKHLKCNSLRADSRDTPLLRGFEAIKSPSIWSCAPFPVRKGSWVPPRCSISSSTVSDSDNPFLSQFRTFSFGSMVKKVRELKVKPMDVVKLTLLLSILTVAAKKTLTLVLDPFFWMYFSWTWLFWPWFIAVGLAGYGIYCFRKHWLGEANAFEQLGIVTSVFTWLTLVPPAYFNGYLEGWPYVFFLAYHYFFFFNVSVRKRLYGDFYARTHDPKWDVNTPLWSRILFGVGIMVGHWLAAFEGPELHRLPGGWANVGIWILIVITMLMHYDSTLYLARYSEKVVVPTAVVQFGPYRWVRHPIYASTMLLFAAYCTALRAPLSLLFLLAVCLVYYNKKAKMEEELMVESFGQSYSDYADKVRHKFIPFVY from the coding sequence ATGGAAGCTGTGCTTCTCTGCTCGAAGCTTGTTCCTAGAGCGGCGTCGTTGGAAGGGAACCAAAAGTTTTCGTTCAGGCATTTGAACAAACACCTTAAGTGCAATTCCCTTCGTGCTGATTCCAGAGACACTCCGTTGCTCCGAGGTTTTGAAGCGATAAAGAGTCCGTCTATCTGGAGTTGTGCGCCGTTCCCAGTGAGAAAAGGTTCATGGGTTCCACCCAGATGCTCGATTTCTAGCTCGACTGTTTCCGATTCCGATAACCCTTTCCTTAGCCAATTTCGAACCTTCTCTTTTGGGTCAATGGTGAAGAAAGTTCGTGAGTTGAAAGTGAAGCCCATGGATGTTGTGAAGTTAACTCTTTTGCTATCGATTTTGACTGTGGCTGCAAAAAAGACTTTGACTTTGGTCTTGGACCCATTCTTCTGGATGTATTTTAGCTGGACATGGTTGTTCTGGCCTTGGTTTATCGCTGTGGGTCTTGCGGGTTATGGAATTTACTGTTTCCGTAAGCATTGGCTTGGCGAAGCCAATGCCTTTGAGCAGCTTGGTATTGTAACTTCAGTCTTCACATGGCTAACACTTGTGCCTCCTGCTTATTTCAATGGTTATCTTGAAGGCTGGCCTTATGTGTTCTTCTTGGCGTATCattacttctttttcttcaatgttAGCGTGAGAAAACGCCTCTATGGAGATTTCTATGCTCGCACTCATGATCCCAAATGGGATGTGAACACGCCTCTGTGGTCTCGGATTTTGTTTGGTGTTGGCATCATGGTTGGACATTGGCTTGCAGCTTTTGAAGGGCCTGAGCTTCACCGATTACCAGGGGGTTGGGCCAATGTAGGGATATGGATTTTGATTGTGATTACAATGCTTATGCATTATGATTCAACGCTATATCTTGCTAGATATTCTGAAAAGGTTGTTGTTCCAACGGCTGTTGTGCAATTTGGTCCTTATAGATGGGTCAGGCATCCGATATATGCTTCTACGATGCTTCTTTTCGCTGCATACTGCACTGCTCTGCGTGCGCCTTTGAGtctgttgtttcttttagcggtttgtttggtttactACAACAAGAAGGcaaagatggaagaagaattGATGGTGGAGAGTTTCGGACAAAGCTATTCGGATTATGCTGATAAGGTTAGGCACAAGTTCATTCCTTTTGTTTACTAG
- a CDS encoding protein C-terminal S-isoprenylcysteine carboxyl O-methyltransferase: MVKKVRELKVKPMDVVKLTLLLSILTVAAKKTLTLVLDPFFWMYFSWTWLFWPWFIAVGLAGYGIYCFRKHWLGEANAFEQLGIVTSVFTWLTLVPPAYFNGYLEGWPYVFFLAYHYFFFFNVSVRKRLYGDFYARTHDPKWDVNTPLWSRILFGVGIMVGHWLAAFEGPELHRLPGGWANVGIWILIVITMLMHYDSTLYLARYSEKVVVPTAVVQFGPYRWVRHPIYASTMLLFAAYCTALRAPLSLLFLLAVCLVYYNKKAKMEEELMVESFGQSYSDYADKVRHKFIPFVY, encoded by the coding sequence ATGGTGAAGAAAGTTCGTGAGTTGAAAGTGAAGCCCATGGATGTTGTGAAGTTAACTCTTTTGCTATCGATTTTGACTGTGGCTGCAAAAAAGACTTTGACTTTGGTCTTGGACCCATTCTTCTGGATGTATTTTAGCTGGACATGGTTGTTCTGGCCTTGGTTTATCGCTGTGGGTCTTGCGGGTTATGGAATTTACTGTTTCCGTAAGCATTGGCTTGGCGAAGCCAATGCCTTTGAGCAGCTTGGTATTGTAACTTCAGTCTTCACATGGCTAACACTTGTGCCTCCTGCTTATTTCAATGGTTATCTTGAAGGCTGGCCTTATGTGTTCTTCTTGGCGTATCattacttctttttcttcaatgttAGCGTGAGAAAACGCCTCTATGGAGATTTCTATGCTCGCACTCATGATCCCAAATGGGATGTGAACACGCCTCTGTGGTCTCGGATTTTGTTTGGTGTTGGCATCATGGTTGGACATTGGCTTGCAGCTTTTGAAGGGCCTGAGCTTCACCGATTACCAGGGGGTTGGGCCAATGTAGGGATATGGATTTTGATTGTGATTACAATGCTTATGCATTATGATTCAACGCTATATCTTGCTAGATATTCTGAAAAGGTTGTTGTTCCAACGGCTGTTGTGCAATTTGGTCCTTATAGATGGGTCAGGCATCCGATATATGCTTCTACGATGCTTCTTTTCGCTGCATACTGCACTGCTCTGCGTGCGCCTTTGAGtctgttgtttcttttagcggtttgtttggtttactACAACAAGAAGGcaaagatggaagaagaattGATGGTGGAGAGTTTCGGACAAAGCTATTCGGATTATGCTGATAAGGTTAGGCACAAGTTCATTCCTTTTGTTTACTAG